The window atcacttgaacagtaatgccaacttgaagttatataccccgaaaaaaagcaccctttagTATTATTAATTTAGTATTGACATGACGTCGCACCTAATGATATTTTAGTATTAATCAAAAACTTCTTGTTACGACTTGAAGAGTTcatatgttgaaaataattctcaaatacaatcgaattttcaaaaaatcaaagagtaaaaatatttttacaacCAATTGTTGATGTTGATTTATGGTGAAACTAGGAAAACATTCAGTCTGGCAACGAAGCTAAAAAACGTTTTATGACTTCGTGGCACTGCTAAAATTACTGGAATATATCATTATAAGTGAATTTACCTGTAGAATCAACGATATCCACCACTGTCCCCAGTATAAGTAACAGcccaaaaatagaaaatataaatctgaaattacaaattaataaaattcatcgCACAAAAAGAAATCATACTCACAAGCCTATAATACTTCTGGTTGGTAAAGGAGCCTCTGTATCTTTAGAAGAACAGAATTTTTCTATGAACGTCATTCGAATTGGTAGAATTCCTGGAAATAATGCATCGCTGATATTTTGAAGATCTCTTGTGGTACATCCAGAAGGCACACATAAACCAAAGGTCATTCCAATTTCAGTAAAGTCAAACTGAAATGTATAACCACaccaaatttctttaaaatccCATAACAAATGAATGAACTGAGGCTGTTAGAAGAATATGCGAATACACATACCGACAGACTGACTGAGAGCACTATCAAAGTTTTTCAGGATGGTCAACAATTGAGTAATGAGTGTAACATTTGggaaattgttgattttaaatttggatgaataaaggtttatattatatttacgATGGCCACatatacatttattattaatattatattcattattattttgtgtTTCTTTGTCCAATTCCCGGAATATAATAAAATGGCAGGATCTAACAACTAAAGTAAGAGTTGAAAGAATTACCTCTTTAGCTGCTGCTAATAAATTATCGtcaaaaatgtcaaaatcaacTGAGCTTCTTCCTAAAGTAACTGCAGTATTGCAATATTGTCCTTTTATGTCTGTTTTTAGGCTTTCATCAAAGTGTTGTATCTCGGTACATTCTTCGTAATTTCCGAAACTAAGGATATTTCCAAACAAAATACCTGGTGGAAATTTCGCTGAAGAGTCCAACACTGAAAAATTCGTTGAAACTCAATAAATAAGTTTTGGTGAAAGGTTATTTTTAAAAGTAACTAGGAAGAAAAAGTGAAAGAATTAAGATGTTTCGACAGTGGGTAAAGTTTGAGTGAATATCGGGATGCTTTTAAGTATAGGAAAAgagtattcaatttaaatattgaCCAAATTTTACTTACTCTGTACGGCCCATAGTtctttattttcgatacctTCAACAACAGACCGAATTTGTCGGAAACAAGCAGAATCAATATCCAACGACTCCTTCAAAAGTTGGCTTGCctcattatatttttcataaaaagacAGTAGGTTGGAAACTGATATTGTATTCTCTAATTGCGTGTTATTCgacaattttgaaattgtcTCCAAAATGTTTGGGCTCACACTCTGACTCTTGGACGATGTTAAAGAAACCAATATAACAAGGGCAAAAACCAACTTCATTTTCGATTAATTTGAAAACCAGCCCATCAGCATCACTCAAACAGTACAAGCACCTGTTTCATTTATATGTTTATCAGGACAAAAGGAAATTTCAACACATTCTATTTGATCAATTTCTCGTCGAAGATAACAATTAATCGTATTATTTTCATAAGAACCCAACAATAGACGAAATTTTTTTGACGTGCTGGGCAAACAACAATTTTCCTAAACAAGCAGAAGGAGGCAGAGTGCATGCCTGATTAAATGAGATGACTCCATAGATATTAATAGAAAACTAAtgtaatttttcttgaattttatgtcTAACATACTTGGAAAATCCTGTTTAGAATTAAGTAAAATATAATAAGGCTTATTTGACAATAGATGCTCCTCAAATATTGCCAAAATGAACACATGATATTCTAGTCAACTTGTCATGTGTAGTAAATAACATCTCTATGCGCTGTTTTCATATATGAAATTCAAATAGCCTATGAGATTGctttaaaaaatcaagaaaatcacTCATTCACTCGACATGTGCTACACACAACCTAAATTTGAACCTAGATCAATCTGTTGTAATGGAAATATGTActggacatttttttttcgaaatgctGCTTAAATGTTTGGATCCTAGTGGCacgatcaaaatgaaattcttgatattgttatttttctttgaatttctgttgTTCTAGTGACGCgattaacatgaaattttgcacgtggCTTCAGACTGTTTTTCTACATCTGCATGCAGAATTCACATAAACCGAATTCAAAATTATGAGGAAGACAATATTTCGAACGGTCATATTCAAGGAACCCCTAGTTGGATTTTGCTCGTTAACGAACTCAACATTGGAAATCCAAACCTCtcctcaaaatttcaagtttctgggATCTTCCATTCGAAAATAATCGTGTTTACGGCCGGACGGAGAACTCCAAAAATACAGAGGTTTTAACAAAATGATTAGCGCTCAATTATTATGTAACAATAAAAAACTGAGTTGCACAGTTACCGCCACCTAGTAGTGTAAAGCCTAAATGCGATAAACAGAAATCTATAAAGAATATTCTTTCTAGAATACTTTTTATCGCAGTTAGTCTACTCACTAGTAGGTGGCGCAACGCATTTGTTTCTTCCACGAGGCGCTAGATGGCACTTGATGGAAGTATTTaaggtttttttcaataaatacggTAAAATAAACgagtaatttgaattttgagacttcatatttgaagaatactTCAATATTGTAATTTGGGCATCGAAATATATAGAATTCGTCAATATTTCATGAAGCAATAGCAATATAAGATCAACTGAATATAACTGGTTACTTTATACCCAATTGCAATAAGACCACAGTCAAATGGTTTAACAGTCACTCTGATCTCTCCTCAGGTGCGAATAAATCTTTCGCCTTTTACTAAAGATTTCCGTGGGGAGGGATAACTCTAATGAGTCTATAAGCAATTTTTGCAGGCTTAACTTTATGTTAAGCCATTTAGTCTAATAAATATTAATTCTATCTAAGGTTCTTAATAAGAATAGACCTACCTCTCCTCTTAGGAGAAGTATTTTATTAGTTATATATTTTCTCCCTCTCTTAAAGTTAGAAGTGACTGGTGAGTCTTGGATCAGGTTAGGTTAATATCTAAGAGGTCCGATCAATTTCAAATAGTTTAGTTAGTTGCGTATTGAAGGCTTTTAGCCAAATTCCCCActgattcaaaaaatttgtatatgtattagaAAATCATATGCATCTTGGTTTGAGAATTGATAAAATACGTATCTTGTTCTTCATCATCTTTTTATTCAAACATGAAGTTCAGTTTCATAAATAGGTTTACTAATAATCTGCATAGACTGATCAAATAAGTAGATAAtgagaataattttattatttatgaggtGAAACAAACTCGGAATGCAGAAAGCAACACATTGTAAGAAATAATAGTGGCCATTATAAATATTAAATGTAGGGTACAATAGGCTGGGAAATCTTGTTTTACTGATCTTGGTTTTTGAGAGTTTGCTTCCAATGGAAACTCTCCAGTAGTGTAATAATTTTCCAGTATTCTCTCTTTTTCAACCCATCTGTTTAAAAGCCATTCAGAAAAACCTTCTTCAACTTGTGGTACTTCATCAATCGGATAAAGTCTGTAAAACACAACAATCTTGCAGGGCGGATGGTCACCAAATATTATACTTGACATTTTAAGTGGTTTTCCACTTGGATAGCCAATTGTGACATCCAAAATATACTTCAGATTATGTGTTTCACGGTTCTCTGAAACAAAAAAGattctgaagaaattgaaaGCTATTTagtcaatatttttcaaaatagagcaatacaaaaagaCTTCGATTATcgcttttttgaaattttgagtttctattctatatttcatttctatttgGGAGTAGCACACATACCGCTGGAAGGAAGATCCAAATTCGATTTTCCAGCCTTCAACTCGTTCATGATTACTTTCAAAGCTCCTTCCCTTGGAATTGTTACATGCTCTAAATGCGGTAGACCATTCAGTTGGCCGTATTTCTGCGAGTTTGCTTTTCTCTTGCGCAAAAATCCACCTTCAGGAAAGATGACCAACCATTTTCTTTTCAAAGGTAGGTAGTATTTATGGATATGCTCAGCCAAGGCGCTTAACATTTCTGTTCTTTTAGCCtttccctgaaaaaaaaaaaacgtgaactcttcaatataaatttccgTAATAACTGAATTTCTGATGATGAGTTTAGTAAGAGAGTTTACCTGAAGTATGAAGAAATCTTTGCGTATCGATGACACGATACCAACTGTTGAGTATCTGATAAAATGGTCCATAATCCACATTATGTTTGGTATAATTTGATTCCAACCACCGAACGCACTCAAGAGCATTATGAAATCTGTTGGTGCTTGATGGTTAACCAAGACAAGTGTTCTTTCCTTCAAACATGGCCTTATATCGTCACCTGCCTCCAAGACTAGAAAAGAACtacgaaatatattttttggattttgttattattgtaaaaaacaATGGTTATGCTTATTGTCAGAACTGTCAAGAGCTTTAGTTGTGTTAGAAGTAGTGAGTGAAAGCGGCTGAAAATGATCAAAATCTCAAACACCAGCTGGCAAGGctatggcatccgtattttgggATGTGCACGGTatattgtaacgggtgtttttttcgaggtctataactttaagttggcattactgctcaagatggcgaccgatttaacagctgtcaagtgatttattctcagtttggtttggcaattcatcatgccGTTGTTCCCggttttcataagcgaattttgtttagcgatgaagcgcacttctggttgaatggctacgtcaacaaacaaaactgccgcaattggagtggagctaatcctcaagtgtatgtcgaaacaccgttatatccggaaaaactgactgtttggtgcgctttatgggctagtggaatcattggtccgtacttcttcaaaaacggagctgtggttccaacaaaacggcacAACaggtcacacagctcgtgacacaatcgatttattgaaagacacgtttggtgaccgcctaatttcacgttttggacctgtgaattggcctccaagatcttgtgatttgacacctctagactactttctgtggggctatataaagtcattggtctatgcggataagccacaaagccttgaccatttggaagacaacattcgccgtgttattgccgatatacggccacaaatgttggaaaaagtcattgaaaattggacgtccagattcgactacatccgagccagccgtggcggtcatatgccagaaatcatattcaaaatgtaatgccacaagattatcttgcggataaataaaattcatgtcaatcgaataatccatcgttgttttattgcaatttaaaattctatagctctaaaaaaaaccctttattacAAATCGGTATTGGATGGACTGAGTGCAGAAATTAAGAAAGACCGTCCTAAAATACAAAAGAAATCCACCCAGCTTTTTCTCCAGATATGGCCCCCAGTGATTATTGACTTTTAGCAGACTTCAAAAGATTGCTCCAGCATTTTCGAATTGCTGATTTGTTAAgtcgtttgaagaaaaaaaggtcctACGAACATATGTCCGGTGTTGCATATTCTCATACTACAAATAATatgcttttatttttattatccatGTGTGTATCAATTCCCAAATGTCAGCTAATGTGGGACATGTGTTTGGAAATAATAAAGCCAGGTGTAAAGTTTGTTGGAATTCTCGGAAGATAAGCTGATTTAATCTACAATTGCTATCAATAGGAAAATATATAAAGCAAATAATCACCTTCATATCCTGCCCATTCGTTCCACATCGTAATCATTTTCGTCAATCCAAACATCATCTCGCTTTcgattttattgaataaatcgCTGAATCCCAAAAGCTTCAATGGGTACAATATTACTATCCAAGACATATATGTGAGGAGATAAATGTGGTTCAGCATGATCAGACATGCTCTCAAACTTCCCTTTGCTACAAGGtaaaaatttctgaaacaaatattcaaattaaaaacaaatactGTTATGTAAACGAAAGTTACGAAAGTAAATTTAAATACATACATTTCCATGTTTCAAAAACAACAATGGTATTTCCTAACTTTAGTGCATTGAAATGAATTACACGAGTTCTTATTCACTTatgaaatgtgagaaaactaattGACTTTCTGTTTTCCATTTGAGTTGTGGTGAACATGAATTTGGTGAGGAAGTTAGATCAAAAATAAACCGCAATTGAGGATGATAAATACCTAGAGTGGCATTTGTGACAAATAAGTAACGAATAGACATGAAATTCCCTGATAAGTAGGTTTATCTCCTCGGGTGTGGGGATAAAACCTAAAGGAATAATGAACTACTCACTTAGACCagagaatttttttcgatataattgCGGAAAATGTCATTCATTTCTCTGAAAACTTCAGTCTAGGTTTCAACATTTCCTTATCGTCTAATGACTCGATAGGCGcagaaaaaactattgaaatatctgtgcaatattattttgatgaatatccaacagcgggattcgaacccaggATCAATCGTTCCAAAATCctgataaaaattttaaatattcgaaatttcaatagtaaagggtgtttttttttagagctatagaactataaattgcaataaaacaacgatggattattcgattgacatgaattttatttatccgcaagataatattgtggcattacattttaaatatgatttctggcatatgaccgccacggctggctcggatgtagtccaacctggacgtccaatttttatgactttttccaacatttgtggccgtatatcggcaataacacggcgaatgttgtcttccaaatggtcaagggtttgtggcttatccgcatataccaatgacttaacatagccctacaaaaagtagtctagcggtgttaaatcacaagatcttggaggccaattcacaggtccaaaacgtgaaattaggcggtcaccaaacgtgtctttcaataaatcgattgtggcacgagttgtgtgacatgttgcgccgtcttgttagaaccacagctcctggacatcatggttgttcaattcaggaatgaaaaagttagtaatcatggctctataccgatcaccattgactgtaacgttctggccatcatcgtttttgaagaagtacggaccaatgattccaccagcccattaagcgcaccaaacagtcagtttttctggatgtaacggtgtttcgacatacacttgaggataagcttcactccaaatgcggcagttttgtttgttgacgtagccattcaaccagaagtgcgcttcatcgctaaacaaaataaaatggacgtagtgcgcgatacgtattccgcacagaactattattttcgaaataaaattgcactatttgcaagcgtcgttcaggcgtgagtctattcatgatgaattgccaaaccaaactgagaagaaatctcacttgacagctgttaaatcggtcgccatcttgaacagtaatgccaagttatatacctcgaaaaaaaaacacccgttataactgCTTTAGGACTTTACTCTCAAAGTATTATCGTATTCAGTATCATCGTAGCAATATGTTTTCTCAATATATTGGCTTTGTGTTGTTAGGTTTCCGGGAAATTTCTATTTAAGTTTATTCCTCAAGCTTAATATTGTTGAATATAATGAAACCAAAATTCAATTAATGTATATTGCGTATTACCCTGTATATAAACTATCTGTATTTTTCCTGTTTTGCAAGTTGAGCTGAATATTTTCGCCTTCTATTCAAAAAAAGTAACTTTTGGCACATTTTTGATTCGAGCATCGGCGAAAATATTTTACATCAAGTTCTTTGTTGACAATTTAAACTGTCATATCTTTTATAAAATTGACAATTTATTCAAAAGTCTTCTAAAATGGATACCCAATCTCAGGTTATCCTGATGACCTTGCCTCAAGTGATTGATGCTGCTCTAACAGGACCAGAGGTGAGTAGCACCAGGGTATAAAATTCCACTTCCTAATCTCTTTTATTCTTCATGTTGCTCCTGAATATACAGAGTTATTTACAGACATTTGTGAATTGTAGATGGGCATTGTCAGCTATCGATTACTGCACAACATTTTGCAAGTTATGTGCCAGCAGATGAATTTAGAGAACGTAAAGATGCAATATCAAGGAATGCAAGCCAACCAGATACAAAGTATATGGAACCCAGAGGTTAAGAGTAGACTGCCTTTAGTGACTGCATTCAAAAAGACGAAAGTTGGTGAGTAAATTTATAAGGCTCACTCAATATAAGCACATAACCAGTAACTCCAATCCTCTTCTCACTTGTCAATACCATTTctgtctttgctttcgaaatgaGCTTTTCAACCTTGGTAATTACTCCTTAGAGATCTTATAAGGATATGTGAACACACAGACCGACATTTTTGAAACCAtggattttttcatttcttccttttaatttgaattgacaACATTTTTAGATTTACTCTATAGTCTATTacctcattatttttttaaggTGAAAAGGAAGGAGAGAGTATAATAGTGGTACCAGATGGTCCTTCAGAAAATTATCCGGTTATGACTATCGCCATCACCAACACTCAGCTGATGGACATGGATAAAAACATAAGAAACCTACAGAAGGAAGTTTCAGATTTGAGAGATCTTCCGTCTAACAAAGAATTGTTCAAGGCTATAAAGTGAGCTTAAGGTTGAATAATTCAAAGtagattatatattatatattgataTTATTGACACTCTACAATGAAGAATTTCATATGCATCATATAAAATAGGCACACAGAATTTCTGTATGAATTCATATTTATTGATTCATCTTTTGATATTCAGGTTTTTTCTTGTTCAAGCTCACTCAAACTTAGAAGGCGCATTATTCAtgacattttcatgaaattgatatgaaattttcagtatatCAACCTATGTTCCAAATTTGATCTCAAAATCTCAAGAACTGTTAAAGCTACGAAGAAAGTAACAGAACTTTGAAACTTAAATGCTCTGTAAATATACATCTTTAACATCTTGATAATGACTTTTGGAACACACTGTTTGTTAGTCGTAGATAAACTCAATATCTCATTTGATGTACTcaaatatacaattttagaggtAAAACAGGAGAGGCTTCACCAATAGTGGAAATGTATCAGTTATTATCGGTTTCGAAGAGAATGGATGCAACTGAACAGGCTGTTACCAAGATCGCTAGCTTTGTAGAAGAGCTAGCAAAAAACGTTCAAAGTGAATCTTACCCGGTCGTGGGACAAGATTTCGAACCTAAGTCGCCTAGACCACAAGCACATCCGCAAGCAACTGGTAGTGGTGTTTCCACAGATAAGACGCAGGCAAGACCATTTATGAAatcttttgtttttaatttttcgataacgcatacaaaaaaaaattttcttcaaccaAGGTAACGTTTCTTGTTACAAGCCGATGAAAACCTTGATCGAATTGAAGGAATTAAGCTTTCAACTATTTGACTATGTCACTTATTCTCCATATGACCACCATAGTGATTACTGGCTGAATTGAGAAGTTAAAAAAATACTCTGCCAATCCAGCCAATTAGTCTTCTACTGTATGATTTTCGTTCTTATGATACTATCTATATTCGAGAAGTTCTAATCAAGATAATTTCAATATACAAATGAACTGCAATTACTCTAAAACAATAACAACCCGCTTAATTTATCTGAACGAGCTAAAACTCATTTATTCTGAAGgactttcaatttttcaggtCTCAACAGAAAGAGTGAAAGAGAAACCACCCAGCATCTTGAGAATTAAGGATGATTCAACTCCCGACGTTGGACATGTGAAGAAAGCCCCATCAGCAGTAGAGTGAGTTTCGTAAAAGTataaatatttgatgatatcTTCTAATTCAGCACTTTTCCTATTTGATAAAAATGTATCGAAGATGGAGCAGTTAGAAAGTTGTCTTAGACTTTTGATATTCACTTCAACCATAACTTATCATTCGGTGACTTTGCCTTACAAACTTCATTGCACTTTAGCAATAAACTGCTTCAATTTTGATTGAAAACGTAGTTGTTAAGTAGTTACGATATTATCAAGATTATTCTTCTACAAGATTTTATTGTACATCAGTCCCTACAGTACTTCCAAGACATCAGATATAGCAGCTCCTGGAAAATTAGTAGCTTCCCTATCGAAGACAGAGAACTTAGATCAACCGGTGGTTACggtaaaagaaaatatttcacaagaaGGATTCACAGAAAAAAAGCCTCATTCCCCTCCGAGGAAGGACGTCAAAGCAGATTCACCGCCAAAGCGCATCTCCAAAGTTCCATCAAGTAAGTTTCAAAGATTTCTCGATGAATTTTTGTTAGTGTTATATTACATACGTGATTTTACTGATTTAAAATCAGATATTTAGTTTCGGGAAGAGATAAACCATCATTAGAGTtgattgaaattgatttttgttCCAGGTTTAGCGATTCCGGAGTCCAAGCTGACACAGTA is drawn from Harmonia axyridis chromosome 7, icHarAxyr1.1, whole genome shotgun sequence and contains these coding sequences:
- the LOC123684667 gene encoding acyl-CoA:lysophosphatidylglycerol acyltransferase 1-like; translation: MEINFYLVAKGSLRACLIMLNHIYLLTYMSWIVILYPLKLLGFSDLFNKIESEMMFGLTKMITMWNEWAGYEVLEAGDDIRPCLKERTLVLVNHQAPTDFIMLLSAFGGWNQIIPNIMWIMDHFIRYSTVGIVSSIRKDFFILQGKAKRTEMLSALAEHIHKYYLPLKRKWLVIFPEGGFLRKRKANSQKYGQLNGLPHLEHVTIPREGALKVIMNELKAGKSNLDLPSSENRETHNLKYILDVTIGYPSGKPLKMSSIIFGDHPPCKIVVFYRLYPIDEVPQVEEGFSEWLLNRWVEKERILENYYTTGEFPLEANSQKPRSVKQDFPAYCTLHLIFIMATIISYNVLLSAFRVCFTS